TATTTGCAGGAAGTGATTATGGAAATTTATTCAATATCAGAAACAAACAACTGCAAAAGAGCGAAAACTTCGACCATTATATTCAGTTGGCTAATAACAAAGACGCCAATAACCGGTTGCATTGGATAGAACCAGGTGTTGATGGACTGATTTTCGGATTCGATGATTTTATCCTTAAATATGACCCGGCTACCAGTAAGCAATTATTCAGCAAGATCGATGTAAACAAATTCCTGTCTGTTGCGGGCAAAGACAGTTTACTGGCTGCAACAGGAAGGGCAACGCTGTTGATCAATAGCAACACTCTCAGTATTCTGGATACAATATGGCCTTATCGCAGCTATAGCGCCATTAAGCAAGGGAACGCTTACTACATCGGCACTCCGGGAGGCTTATTGAAAGTTGTTCCGGGAATCCCTGCAATACCTATGGGAAATATTCATCCAGATCTGCAGGCGCTGGTAAACAGGATGTTCAAAACCGATGATGGAAGCATTTGGATGAGTACTACCGGTAATGGAGTTGTTCACCTCAGGAATGACAGTATCATTCAAAAATTCAACACTTCCAATGGTCTTACCAGCAACAACTGTAAAGCATTGCACCTGGACGATAAATTTGTATGGGTAGGTACGGAAAAAGGTTTGAACAGGATCGACAGATCGTTCACCTCCGCCCCTGTTCAACATTACACAATTGAAGATGGATTACCATCAAACGATATTCACTCCATCATTTCAGACAGCGGAACGCTCTATATCGGCACAATAGGAAAGATCACTTATTTTGATACTTCCAGTTTGCATAAACCTTCTTTTTGTTCACTCCGCTTGCTGAGTATGGAGGCAGGAAAGCAAACAGTGAACCCAGATAGCCTGCAAACATTAAAGCATAATGAAAACTCCCTGAAATTCGAATATACCGGCATTTCTTTCAATTCCCCTAAAAACATCACTTACTATTACCGGCTCAAAGGCCAGTCAGTTTCCTGGGACTCTACCCTCAATACCAATCTTGAATTCGTTTCATTGCCGCCCGGCGATTACACGTTTGAATTGTTTGCCAGAAACAAAGCGGGCATAAACAGCAATACCCTTACTGTTCCTTTTATTATCAAACCTGCTTTCTGGGGAACCTGGTGGTTTCGATTGCTGGTAGCGCTGATCCTGGTAACTATTGTTTGGTTGTTGGTCATCCGGCGGATCAGACAGGAACAGAACAAATCCGCCACCCAGAACCGCATCAATGAGCTGGAACAACTGGCCCTGCGCTCACAGATGAATCCGCACTTCATCTTCAATTGCCTCAACTCCATTCAGAATTTCCTGCTCCAGAACAATTTTGAAAAGACCAATGAATACCTCACATCCTTTGCACACCTGATCCGACAGACACTGGACAATTCCAGCCGATCTACCATCAGTATCGAAAGTGAATCCCGCTATCTCAGCAGTTACCTGGAACTGGAGAGTATGCGTTTCGGACATAGCTTCATCTATGATATTGAAGTGGATCCCGCCATCGATCCAGACAACACTTTCATACCAACAATGATCCTGCAGCCTTATGTGGAAAATAGCATCCGTCATGGACTCAGGTATCGTCAGGACGGCGTGAAATCCGTAAGAGTGATCTTCAGGAAAAGAGGAAATACCCTGGTATGCATAGTTGAAGACAATGGGATCGGAAGAAAGAAAGCAGCCGAACTAAAATCCTTTATGCATGTGGAGTACCAATCGAAAGGCATGACACTGACGGCGGAAAGAATTGCCGCACTCAATCGCAGACAGGATATTCCCATAACCGTAGACGTGATAGATATGGAGGAAGACGGAAATGCAACCGGCACCCAGGTGATCGTCCGATTTCCGAACGTATTCCTGTAGTGCCGGTCAGTTATGAAAAGATGAATTATTTCGCATTCAACTTTGCCCAGATCTCGGGGATCCGTTTTATCCAGATCAGCTCTTTCTTTTTTTCCATCGCATCCGCAGTAGGCGTTCCGAAATAAATCTTACCGCCTTCCAGTGAAGCAGGAACACCACTCTGCGCCAGCACAACGGCATTGTCTCCGATGCTGAGTGTTTTAGACACGCCCACCTGCCCCCAGAGGATTACGCCAGCACCGATCTCTACCGCACCTGCAATACCCACCTGCGCAGCAAACAAACAATTGGGACCGATAACGGAATCGTGGCCGATATGCACCTGGTTATCCATTTTGGTGCCACGACCGATCAGGGTATCATGACTGACACCTCTGTCGATAGTACAGGCCGCTCCGATCTCCACATCATCTTCAATCACTACCCTTCCACCACTTTCCATTCTTTTATACCATACCTCCCGGTCTTTCTTCGTATTGTAGTAGAAAGCATCCGATCCTATTACGCTTCCTGCCTGGATCACCACATTGTTGCCGATCACACAATGGTCCATAATGGTTACTCCGGGATGTATGCGGCAATTGGTCCCGATAGTAACATGGTTGCCCACATACGCGTTCGGTGCTATCCAGCTTCCTTCGCCTATCACGGCAGAATCGCTGACAGCTTTATTGGAGGAAACAAATGGACGGAAATGTTTGATGATGGTCTGATAAGCCTCAAAGGGATTGTCTGTTATCAGCAATGCTTTCTCTGCAGGAAAGCTGGTTTCTTTATTGATGATGATGAAGGATGCTGCAGACCGGATACATTTATCGTAATACTTGGGATGATCTACAAACACCAGGTCTCCTGGTTCTACCCTGTGAATCTCATTGATGCCTGTTGCCTGTGCGGTTGTGTTACCAACCAACCTCGCGCCGATCAGATCAGCTATCCATTGCAATGATACCGGTGATGGAAATTTCATATCGGGAATTTGCGCAAAAGTACAATACGTTTTGTGAACGAAAGCATCTGCATCAGTTTCCGGAATGCAGTTGTTATCTCTATTTCAACAGCAACAATTTTATGTTCAGCTTCTGCGTTTAACATTAACAACTGCAAAACATGTGTGCAGTTTTATCTTTTACTGCCGATCTCCCCACTACATTTTCCACAGTATTAAAAAAAATGTGAATAAAATTTATTCGAATTTTTTTTAGTTTAGAGAAAATTATTTTTAATATTGTGTAGGGAAATTTATTTCCCGGTACTTACTAACCCATCTACATAATAAATCTCCCGAATCATCGGGAGATTTTTTTTTGACTATGCTTCAATATTTCATCATCAACAAACCATTTCAGGTACTCTCACAATTTACCTCAACCGAAGACAAACAATCTTTGCGCGATTACTTCAAAGTGCCGTCTGACGTATATCCTGTAGGAAGACTGGATTATGATAGTGAAGGGTTACTGTTACTCACAAACGATAAACAGGTGAATCACCTGGCGCTTCATCCCAGCTTCGCACATGAACGTGAATACTGGGTGCAGGTGGAAGGGACCATCACGAAAGAAGCAATTTCACAGTTGAGTACCGGCCTTACCATTTCCATCGACGGTAAGCTCCATCGGACCAAACCTGCCCGCGCCATCGCCTTTGCTGAACCACCCAGCGTACCAGACCGAAATCCTCCTATCCGCTTCAGACAAAATATTCCTACCAGCTGGATCAGCCTCGCCCTTACAGAAGGCAAGAACAGGCAGGTGCGCAGAATGACAGCCAAAACCGGATTCCCAACATTGCGGCTTATACGATTTCGAATCGGCTCCCTTACCATCGAAGGTTTACTGCCCGGAGAAATGAAAGAGCTGGACAGAAATACTTTCTATAAAGGAGCAGGCATTGCCCGCTGAATGTGAGGCCTATTGACTATTTCGTTACCTTGCTGTAAAATCAAGTTACTTATGTTGAAATCAATGACCGGATTTGGAAGAACAGAGCAATCCATAGGTGATAAAACTTTTCTCGTAGATATAAAATCGCTGAATGGAAAACAGTTTGAACTGTTCCTGAAAATGCCGGCGTTTTTGAAACCCTTTGAATTTGATATCAGGGCACTCTTATCCGAAAAACTGGGACGCGGAAGTGTTGACTGCACCATCAGCCTCAAAGAAAGCGGCAGCTCAAAACCAGTCAGCATCAATACCGCCCTCGCCAAAACTTATTACCGTTCCATTGCTGAATTGTCCACAGACCTTAACCTGGATCCTTCCAGCATTCTCAGCAGCCTGCTCAAACTGCCGGAAGTAATTACACCCACCAGCGATACCCTTACCGATGCAGAATGGGAGTCTTTCAAAACCCTGATCCTTTCCGCCGTAAATGAACTGAACAAGCACCGCCAGGAAGAAGGTAAGATGCTGGAAGGGGATCTCCGTCTCCGCATATCCAATATTGAAAGACTGCAACAGGAAGTATCACTACTGGAACCACTCCGCAAACAAAAGATCCGCGAAGGACTGGTGAAAGTTCTCGAAGATAATGTTGGAAAGGAAAACTACGATCCCAACCGCCTGGAACAGGAGCTGATCTATTATATTGAAAAGATAGACCTCAGTGAAGAACAAACCCGCCTCAAAAACCATTGCGAATATTTCAAACAGGTCCTTGAAGAAGCTGAAGAAAGCAAAGGGAAAAAATTATCCTTCATCCTCCAGGAAGTAGGACGTGAGATCAATACCACCGGAGCCAAAGCTTATGATTCCACCATCCAGAAAGCTGTTGTACAGATGAAGGACGAATTGGAAAAAGCAAAGGAGCAGGTACTGAACGTATTGTAATTTTATATTTGTAAAAAAATCCCCTTGAAAAAACAAGGCTCAACCAGCATCCTGTTGTTCTTACTGGCCGGCATTCTTTTGAATGCCTGCTCCATCAGAACAGATCTATTTGAGAAGAACGTGGCCATCCCCAACCACGCCTGGAGCAAAGACTTTAAACCAGAGATCACCGTGAACGTGGAAGATACTGTAAGCCGGTACCATATTTACGTGGTGATCCGTCATACAGATGCGTACAAGTTCAAAAATCTCTGGGTGAGCACCACCATTCAAAACCCGAAGGGTGAAACCAGTTCACATCCACTGGATCTTCAACTCGCCACCGATGATAAAGGATGGCTAGGTTCCGGTATGGATGATATTTTTGAACAGCGCGTACGCATTACTCCCGGCGAACAACCTGTTCCCCTCCAGGCAGGTACATACAAGTTCACACTGCAGCAGATCATGCGTGAAGACCCGCTGGAAAATGTAATGAATGCAGGTATCCGTCTCGAAAAAGCAAAATGATGAATGAAAGCATCCCGTAAAAGCAGGTTATTCCTGGCGAGCCTGGCCTACTGGTTCCTGCTGGTCTATATTGTAGCAGCACTGGTGTTCTGGTTTTTTGAACTCAACCAGCAATCAGACCAGATGGCCAGCTACAAGATCAGCGCACTGATACTGGATGATCCGGATTATCTCAGCAAATACGAGAAGATACAGGATGAAAGAAAAAGAAAATCTGCACAGTTCCTTGGAGAAGGGATCACCTTCCTGGTCCTGACCCTTCTGGGAGCATTCTACGTTTATCGCGCCGTACGCAAACAGATCAAACTCCAGCAGCAGCAGCAACATTTCATGATGGCCGTTACCCATGAGCTCAAAACGCCCATCGCTGTTGCCAAACTCAACCTGGAAACTTTACTCAAACACCAGCTGGACGATCAGAAAAAGAACAAGCTGCTCTCCATGACGCTGGAAGAAACCAATCGCCTCAATACCCTCGCCAATAATATCCTGGTATCCTCACAACTGGAAGGAGGCCGCTATCGAATCGCGAGGGAAGAGATCGATTTCAGCAGCCTGGTTCAATCCGCCGTACAGGATTTCATCAACCGCTTCCCGGCCCGGAAATGGATCACCAATATCCAGGCAGATACAGAGCTCAACGGCGATCCCCTGCTCCTCCAGATACTGGTGAACAATCTGGTGGAGAATGCCGTTAAGTATTCACCTAAGACCGCGGCCATCGAATGCAGGCTCTTTACAAAAGGAAAGACCCTGGTCTTACAGGTAGCTGATGAAGGCCCGGGTATTCCGGATAATGAAAAGAACAAAGTGTTCGAAAAGTTTTATCGCATCGGTAACGAGAATACCCGCACTGCCAAAGGCACAGGGCTCGGCCTCTTCCTTTGCCGGAAAATTGCGGAAGATCATCGCGCTACCATCCGCGTAACAGATAACACGCCCACCGGTTGTATCTTTACCGTGAGTTTCACCCTGTAATTGAAAAGCATGAGCACAACAAAAACATCCATACTGTTGGTGGAAGATGAAGAAAATCTCCACGAAGCACTGAAGCTGAACCTGGAACTGGAAGGCTATGAAGTTACTTCCTCCTTCACCGGCAGCGAAGCCCTTCAGAAAGTGCAGGGAGAATATTTCGATCTTATCATCCTCGATGTGATGTTGCCGGAACTGGATGGCATCACCGTTACAGAAACCATCCGGGTCCAAAATAATGAAGTGCCCATTCTCATACTCTCCGCTAAGAATGCCAGCTCAGACCGCGTGCTCGGCCTTAAAAAAGGCGCGGACGATTATCTCACCAAACCTTTTAACCTGGAAGAACTCCTGCTCCGTGTTCAGAAGCTGATCAACAAGAACAAGAAAATGCAGGAGAAGGATTCCGTAGGAGACACATATGTATTTGGCAGCAATACGCTCGATTTCAAAGCACAGGAAGCCGTCACCCGCAAGGGAGAACGCATTCAGCTCAGTAAGAAAGAAGCCATGCTGCTGAAACTGCTGATAGAAAACAAGAACGAAGTAGTACCCCGCGAAAAGATCCTGCAAACAGTTTGGGGCTATAACGTTTACCCCACCACGCGCACCATCGATAATTTCATTCTTAACTTCAGGAAATATTTTGAAGAAGACAGCCGCAATCCGCAGTACTTCCACTCTGTTCGCGGCGTAGGTTACAAATACACGGAATAGATCAGGCTTTAGGTTGCAATCCTTCCAGCACCAGACGCGTTTCGTCCAGCAGATTGCGTGGATCGCTTTGCTCATGCCCGGGCACATAGAGCGCCCATTCGCAGGTATTGAGCAGGTGAAGCAGTTGCTGTACCAATGAATCATTCACGCCCTGCATCGCCAGTCTCGCCGCAACATTTTGTTTGTTGAGCAGGGATGGAGGGATCTCGCAGCGGATCGCCGCCATATTCCAAAGCACATGTTGTATCTCGTGATAGAAGAGTTTCATGTTACCGGTCTGCAGACTTTCCCTGGCAGTAGCCAGTTGTTCCTCCGGAACAGGTATCTCAACTTTAGCAGGCAGGTGTATTTTCGGTTCCACCGATTTCTTTTTGCGAAGCTGACTGAACTGAAATACCAGCCAGCTCACAATGATCAGCACCACCAGTCCAAACCAATAAAGATGTTTGGGAATGCCGCCATTATCTACCTGCTTCATGGCATTCGCCCGCAACTGCTGCGTTTCTGCAGATTCACCAGGATTTACTGTCAACGCAAGCGGGGCGCTCACCGCTTCTTTGTATTGTTGTGATTGTGGATCGAAATAAACAAGACTGGCGGCTGGGATCACGATATTCCCCGTATCCGGTGCAGCGAAGGAATACTCGAATACCTTGCTGCCACTGAGTGGGAAAGTGTATTTATCCACCATCTCTCTAACCACCGGATCGGCCGTATCAACACCTTCAGGCCAGTTGATCTCAGGAGGCGTCAGCAGGTTGATGTTTCCGGATCCTTCTACCAGTATCCGCACTTTGACCAGCTCACCCTGATGGATAGCCGTATCCGGACCCTTCATCTTCACGGTATATTTTCCTACCGCACCGGAATAATGATCCGGCTGCCCTTTCAATGGCAGTGGCTTCACCTCGATGATCACCGGTTCGGAACGAAGGGTTACTTTATGGTCGAGCACTGAAGGCGCTTCGCCGATATTCACCCGCACAAAATGTACGATGCTCTCCACTTCTGCAGCATCCAGCTCGAATTTTCCTTCCTGCAAAGGGAACAACTGCACTTTACGGATGAGGTTCACATAGTAGGGAACGCCATTGATCTTCTCCACCACGGGTCTTCCATCATAGGTATCCACCATTTCCATTACACTGAAACCTGTGAAGGACGGGCGTTTCATCACCTGCGAATTGGTATTAAGCCTCGAATACATTTTGTACACAACTTTCAATGGCTCACCCACCACACAACTGGTTTTACTTACTTCCACCCGGATCAGCAATCCCTTTCTGATCTTTTCTTCAATGAACTCTCCCGGCTGAATAACAGAAGCCGCTTCCACATCAGGTTCCAGGTCCTGCATATCGGCATGGCTGCGCTGTGCAAACTGCTGCGCCTGCAGGCCACTGCCGGCAAAACAACAAACGAGCAGAAAAAGGGAATATAAGACTCTGGTGTTCATTTCGGTGATAGCAAATTTAGAAACTGAAGCATTCGTAAGGTAGAAGTTTTCACGTTAAATGCCGGTTAAAAGGATGAGTGGTGAATTTGCCAGAAAATAAGCAAACATGGCCGTTCAATAACTGCAAAAGGATACAGCAACACAAACATCGTACCTCTGTGATGTAAATATGCCTTACTTCTTTAACCATTAAAACTTCCTATCATGGCAAAAGTAAAGATCGCGCTCACCAAGATGCGCTGCCTCGACGAAACCTCAGAACCCAGTGCTTCCGACGAACCCTATGTATTGGTATTTGCCGCTAAACTGCAGAAAGTAGGCGGGCTGGTAGTAATACCCACAGCACATACGGTGATGTACGGTCCCTGGTCGAATGTTGATGAAGGTGACCTCGTTACCACCAATCGCGTTCAGTTCGGGCCTCCGATCAAAATCCTGCCTCCCGCCAATTTCTGGGGCATCAGCGGCAGCGCAGAAGAATTATCGAACCAGGACGACGCCATCTTCATCGCCGCACTCATGGAAAATGACGATGCACAGGCCGGCGGCATCCGCGCAGGCACACATGCACAAATGTTTGCAGCCATCACTTCCTATGCCAACGCAGGAATGAGCCGCAGCACCATGGTGACTAAGCTGAAGAAAGACATGCGCGACATTCTCACCGGCGTTACCGTAACAGGCATCCCCAGCAGCGATGACCTCATCGGTGTTACCGAAGTAAGGTTCGCTTCCGATGCATTGCAGAAGGTAAGCACCGCCATCCAGGTGAAGAATATCGAGCTGGCCGGCGATGGCGGCAAATACCGCCTCCGCTTCGAAATGAGCAAAGGATAAATCCTTTCAACAACCGGAAATAAGAACGGGCCTAAGCAAAAGGGGCCGTCTCTTCAAAAGAGATGGCCTCTCCTTTTTAAATTGTAACTTCCATTATCTAAATTGATACCCCTGGTCAACGCATCTGTATTAATACTGGCCTTCATACTACTGCTGGTCTTACTGGCCGTTTTCATCCTTTACCGCGAAAAGAATATCCGCGACAAAGAAGCCCAGAAAACTGCACTGCAACAACTGCGCGCCGCCAATTTTCAATACCAGCTGGAAATAGAACAGATCATCAATTATTTCGCCACTTCCATGAGCGGACAAACACAGGTTGATGCCATGCTCTGGGACGTATGCCGCAACTGC
This portion of the Pseudobacter ginsenosidimutans genome encodes:
- a CDS encoding gliding motility lipoprotein GldH yields the protein MKKQGSTSILLFLLAGILLNACSIRTDLFEKNVAIPNHAWSKDFKPEITVNVEDTVSRYHIYVVIRHTDAYKFKNLWVSTTIQNPKGETSSHPLDLQLATDDKGWLGSGMDDIFEQRVRITPGEQPVPLQAGTYKFTLQQIMREDPLENVMNAGIRLEKAK
- a CDS encoding BatD family protein codes for the protein MNTRVLYSLFLLVCCFAGSGLQAQQFAQRSHADMQDLEPDVEAASVIQPGEFIEEKIRKGLLIRVEVSKTSCVVGEPLKVVYKMYSRLNTNSQVMKRPSFTGFSVMEMVDTYDGRPVVEKINGVPYYVNLIRKVQLFPLQEGKFELDAAEVESIVHFVRVNIGEAPSVLDHKVTLRSEPVIIEVKPLPLKGQPDHYSGAVGKYTVKMKGPDTAIHQGELVKVRILVEGSGNINLLTPPEINWPEGVDTADPVVREMVDKYTFPLSGSKVFEYSFAAPDTGNIVIPAASLVYFDPQSQQYKEAVSAPLALTVNPGESAETQQLRANAMKQVDNGGIPKHLYWFGLVVLIIVSWLVFQFSQLRKKKSVEPKIHLPAKVEIPVPEEQLATARESLQTGNMKLFYHEIQHVLWNMAAIRCEIPPSLLNKQNVAARLAMQGVNDSLVQQLLHLLNTCEWALYVPGHEQSDPRNLLDETRLVLEGLQPKA
- a CDS encoding pseudouridine synthase — its product is MLQYFIINKPFQVLSQFTSTEDKQSLRDYFKVPSDVYPVGRLDYDSEGLLLLTNDKQVNHLALHPSFAHEREYWVQVEGTITKEAISQLSTGLTISIDGKLHRTKPARAIAFAEPPSVPDRNPPIRFRQNIPTSWISLALTEGKNRQVRRMTAKTGFPTLRLIRFRIGSLTIEGLLPGEMKELDRNTFYKGAGIAR
- a CDS encoding UDP-3-O-(3-hydroxymyristoyl)glucosamine N-acyltransferase, encoding MKFPSPVSLQWIADLIGARLVGNTTAQATGINEIHRVEPGDLVFVDHPKYYDKCIRSAASFIIINKETSFPAEKALLITDNPFEAYQTIIKHFRPFVSSNKAVSDSAVIGEGSWIAPNAYVGNHVTIGTNCRIHPGVTIMDHCVIGNNVVIQAGSVIGSDAFYYNTKKDREVWYKRMESGGRVVIEDDVEIGAACTIDRGVSHDTLIGRGTKMDNQVHIGHDSVIGPNCLFAAQVGIAGAVEIGAGVILWGQVGVSKTLSIGDNAVVLAQSGVPASLEGGKIYFGTPTADAMEKKKELIWIKRIPEIWAKLNAK
- a CDS encoding YicC/YloC family endoribonuclease, producing MLKSMTGFGRTEQSIGDKTFLVDIKSLNGKQFELFLKMPAFLKPFEFDIRALLSEKLGRGSVDCTISLKESGSSKPVSINTALAKTYYRSIAELSTDLNLDPSSILSSLLKLPEVITPTSDTLTDAEWESFKTLILSAVNELNKHRQEEGKMLEGDLRLRISNIERLQQEVSLLEPLRKQKIREGLVKVLEDNVGKENYDPNRLEQELIYYIEKIDLSEEQTRLKNHCEYFKQVLEEAEESKGKKLSFILQEVGREINTTGAKAYDSTIQKAVVQMKDELEKAKEQVLNVL
- a CDS encoding sensor histidine kinase; its protein translation is MLRILHLLVFLLSVVTANAQDYNYIQYTVADGLPSNTIYDVKQDIDGFIWLATDAGLVRFDGRKFTTFTQKEGLPSNDVIILFSDSKGRTWIISMHNTICYYYKGKIYNYRNDSACSKMRFPSMPYYMAENKNGEMGFLSHGSQNEQAVFILRNNNQVISNSQIQSTFRHSSIDGDGPPDKFRIFYYDTSGKRSVAYLFDGKWKHAWTHDWDEHSNYLRKSYMVNGKLKLMDSTYVQDIKRYTIHSTDMGDNISFIEKAPQHPRISIPPEGKRLTVYQSTNNGVYFNDPVTGKITDHLLPGKVTNRCYRDLENNIWIGTHAEGVWILPSKSVKNILLKQPKADILSFFRSGNTLFAGSDYGNLFNIRNKQLQKSENFDHYIQLANNKDANNRLHWIEPGVDGLIFGFDDFILKYDPATSKQLFSKIDVNKFLSVAGKDSLLAATGRATLLINSNTLSILDTIWPYRSYSAIKQGNAYYIGTPGGLLKVVPGIPAIPMGNIHPDLQALVNRMFKTDDGSIWMSTTGNGVVHLRNDSIIQKFNTSNGLTSNNCKALHLDDKFVWVGTEKGLNRIDRSFTSAPVQHYTIEDGLPSNDIHSIISDSGTLYIGTIGKITYFDTSSLHKPSFCSLRLLSMEAGKQTVNPDSLQTLKHNENSLKFEYTGISFNSPKNITYYYRLKGQSVSWDSTLNTNLEFVSLPPGDYTFELFARNKAGINSNTLTVPFIIKPAFWGTWWFRLLVALILVTIVWLLVIRRIRQEQNKSATQNRINELEQLALRSQMNPHFIFNCLNSIQNFLLQNNFEKTNEYLTSFAHLIRQTLDNSSRSTISIESESRYLSSYLELESMRFGHSFIYDIEVDPAIDPDNTFIPTMILQPYVENSIRHGLRYRQDGVKSVRVIFRKRGNTLVCIVEDNGIGRKKAAELKSFMHVEYQSKGMTLTAERIAALNRRQDIPITVDVIDMEEDGNATGTQVIVRFPNVFL
- a CDS encoding response regulator transcription factor, encoding MSTTKTSILLVEDEENLHEALKLNLELEGYEVTSSFTGSEALQKVQGEYFDLIILDVMLPELDGITVTETIRVQNNEVPILILSAKNASSDRVLGLKKGADDYLTKPFNLEELLLRVQKLINKNKKMQEKDSVGDTYVFGSNTLDFKAQEAVTRKGERIQLSKKEAMLLKLLIENKNEVVPREKILQTVWGYNVYPTTRTIDNFILNFRKYFEEDSRNPQYFHSVRGVGYKYTE
- a CDS encoding sensor histidine kinase, giving the protein MKASRKSRLFLASLAYWFLLVYIVAALVFWFFELNQQSDQMASYKISALILDDPDYLSKYEKIQDERKRKSAQFLGEGITFLVLTLLGAFYVYRAVRKQIKLQQQQQHFMMAVTHELKTPIAVAKLNLETLLKHQLDDQKKNKLLSMTLEETNRLNTLANNILVSSQLEGGRYRIAREEIDFSSLVQSAVQDFINRFPARKWITNIQADTELNGDPLLLQILVNNLVENAVKYSPKTAAIECRLFTKGKTLVLQVADEGPGIPDNEKNKVFEKFYRIGNENTRTAKGTGLGLFLCRKIAEDHRATIRVTDNTPTGCIFTVSFTL